The Symphalangus syndactylus isolate Jambi chromosome 8, NHGRI_mSymSyn1-v2.1_pri, whole genome shotgun sequence genome includes a window with the following:
- the ZC3H15 gene encoding zinc finger CCCH domain-containing protein 15 encodes MPPKKQAQAGGSKKAEQKKKEKIIEDKTFGLKNKKGAKQQKFIKAVTHQVKFGQQNPRQVAQSEAEKKLKKDDKKKELQELNELFKPVVAAQKISKGADPKSVVCAFFKQGQCTKGDKCKFSHDLTLERKCEKRSVYIDARDEELEKDTMDNWDEKKLEEVVNKKHGEAEKKKPKTQIVCKHFLEAIENNKYGWFWVCPGGGDICMYRHALPPGFVLKKDKKKEEKEDEISLEDLIERERSALGPNVTKITLESFLAWKKRKRQEKIDKLEQDMERRKADFKAGKALVISGREVFEFRPELVNDDDEEADDTRYTQGTGGDEVDDSVSVNDIDLSLYIPRDVDETGITVASLERFSTYTSDKDENKLSEASGGRAENGERSDLEEDNEREGPENRAIDAVPVDENLFTGEDLDELEEELNTLDLEE; translated from the exons ATGCCCCCCAAGAAACAGGCTCAGGCCGGGGGCAGCAAAAAGGCGGagcaaaagaagaaggagaagattATCGAA GACAAAACTTTTGGTTTGAAGAATAAGAAAGGAGCAAAGCAACAGAAGTTTATCAAGGCTGTCACACATCAAGTTAAATTTGGTCAACAAAATCCACGTCAG GTAGCACAGAGTGAAGctgaaaagaaattgaagaaggatGACAAGAAGAAAGAATTGCAGGAGCTAAATGAGCTGTTCAAACCTGTAGTTGctgctcaaaaaataagtaaag GTGCAGATCCCAAGTCTGTGGTATGTGCATTCTTCAAGCAAGGACAGTGTACTAAAGGAGATAAGTGTAAGTTCTCCCATGACTTGACTCTGGAGAGAAAATGTGAAAAGCGAAGTGTTTACATTGATGCAAGAGATGAAGAACTtgaaaaag atACTATGGATAATTGGGATGAGAAAAAGCTGGAAGAAGTAGTGAACAAGAAGCACGGTGAGGcggaaaagaaaaaaccaaaaactcaaaTA GTGTGCAAGCATTTCCTTGAAGCTATTGAAAACAACAAGTATGGCTGGTTTTGGGTATGCCCTGGAGGGGGTGATATTTGCATGTATCGTCATGCACTTCCTCCTGGATTTGTgttgaaaaaagataaaaagaaagaagagaaagaagatgaaaTTTCATTAGAAGATCTAATTGAGAGAGAG CGTTCTGCCCTAGGTCCAAATGTTACCAAAATCACTCTAGAATCTTTTCTTgcctggaagaaaaggaaaagacaagaaaagattgATAAACTTGAACAAGatatggaaagaagaaaagctgACTTTAAAGCAGGGAAAGCACTAGTG ATCAGTGGTCGTGAAGTGTTTGAATTTCGTCCTGAACTGgtcaatgatgatgatgaggaagCAGATGATACCCGCTACACCCAGGGAACAGGTGGTGATGAG GTTGATGATTCAGTGAGTGTAAATGACATAGATTTAAGCCTGTACATCCCAAGAGATGTAGATGAAACAGGTATTACTGTAGCCAGTCTTGAAAGATTCAGCACATATACTTCAGATAAAGATG aaaacaaattaagTGAAGCTTCTGGAGGTAGGGCTGAAAATGGTGAAAGAAGTGACTTGGAAGAGGACAACGAGAGGGAGGGACCGGAAAATAGAGCCATTGATGCTGTTCCTGTTGATGAAAATCTTTTCACTGGAGAGGATTTGGATGAACTAGAAGAAGAATTAAATACACTTGATTTAGAAGAATGA